From the genome of Helicobacter pylori, one region includes:
- the crdS gene encoding copper-sensing histidine kinase CrdS, translating to MRGWAIALIHYEKKSLKLFLGTYLGSSFVLMLVISVLAFNYEKNEKIRMIRMDMDKMASKIASEAIALHMQTHGDYQNALNALISRYKDASIALFDSKRRILYSNIPESADLIKNHKKAGFFSFKGEYYLFSDETFAHLGVAKMLFKNSKPLHFSSLYRNIVLVFVMAFLCVIGVSVFLGRLFLKPIRNEIIRIDHFLKNTTHELNTPMSALVLSLKTLEDKQQHRRIKIAIQRMSFLYRSLSYLVMQDIDRQSPMLLDLKALITKENTLFSEMIDYHKLEFKSDLAGVVFKAKEQDFISLYSNLLMNAIKYSVMHGYIHIELTHEFLKVKNLGYEIPKDKIAELSVRYARFNSSVLGYGIGLDLVKKVCEKYRMRLEIHSEPSLKGSFHENSFCVQFQGQGQR from the coding sequence ATAAGGGGGTGGGCTATCGCTTTAATCCACTATGAAAAAAAATCCCTTAAACTCTTTTTAGGGACTTATTTGGGCTCTTCGTTTGTGTTGATGCTAGTGATTAGCGTTTTAGCGTTTAACTATGAAAAAAACGAAAAAATCAGAATGATACGCATGGACATGGACAAAATGGCTTCTAAGATCGCTAGCGAAGCGATCGCTTTGCACATGCAAACGCATGGGGATTATCAAAACGCTTTAAACGCTCTGATTTCACGCTATAAAGACGCTTCCATAGCCCTTTTTGATAGCAAGAGACGCATTTTGTATTCTAATATCCCTGAAAGCGCGGATTTGATTAAAAACCATAAAAAAGCGGGCTTTTTTAGTTTCAAGGGGGAGTATTACTTATTCAGCGATGAAACTTTCGCTCACTTAGGCGTGGCTAAAATGCTTTTTAAAAATTCTAAACCCCTTCATTTTTCTTCTTTGTATCGTAACATTGTTTTGGTGTTTGTCATGGCGTTTTTATGCGTGATAGGGGTTTCTGTGTTTTTGGGGCGTTTGTTTTTAAAGCCCATTAGGAATGAAATCATTCGCATCGATCATTTTTTAAAAAACACCACGCATGAATTAAACACCCCCATGAGCGCTTTAGTCTTGTCTTTAAAAACCTTAGAAGATAAACAACAGCACCGTCGCATTAAAATCGCTATCCAGCGCATGAGTTTTTTATACCGCTCGCTCTCGTATTTAGTGATGCAAGATATTGATCGCCAATCCCCTATGCTTTTAGATTTAAAAGCCCTAATTACCAAAGAAAACACGCTTTTTAGCGAGATGATAGACTACCACAAGCTGGAATTTAAAAGCGATTTAGCGGGAGTGGTGTTTAAGGCTAAAGAGCAGGATTTCATTTCGCTTTATAGTAATTTGCTCATGAATGCGATCAAATACAGCGTCATGCATGGGTATATCCATATAGAGCTAACGCATGAGTTTTTGAAAGTGAAAAATTTAGGGTATGAAATCCCCAAAGATAAGATCGCAGAATTAAGCGTTCGTTATGCACGTTTCAATTCTAGCGTGTTGGGTTATGGTATAGGGCTAGATTTGGTGAAAAAAGTGTGCGAAAAGTATAGAATGCGTCTAGAAATTCATAGCGAACCCTCTTTAAAAGGATCGTTTCATGAAAATTCGTTTTGCGTTCAATTTCAAGGACAAGGACAAAGATAA
- the crdR gene encoding copper response regulator transcription factor CrdR, producing MQKKIFLLEDDYLLSESVKEFLEHLGYEVFCAFNGKEAYERLSAERFNLLLLDVQVPEMNSLELLKRIKNDFLISTPVIFITALQDNATLKNAFNLGASDYLKKPFDLDELEARIKRFFNDDPIEIMPNIFYYQHSLNIKGKKEILAPKTAQLLEYFLEHKGQIISSQVLENNLWEQAIDDSTLRTYIKVLRKLLGKNCIETHKGVGYRFNPL from the coding sequence ATGCAAAAAAAGATTTTTTTACTAGAAGACGATTACCTTTTAAGCGAGAGCGTTAAGGAGTTTTTAGAGCATTTAGGCTATGAAGTGTTTTGTGCTTTTAACGGGAAAGAAGCTTATGAAAGGCTCTCTGCTGAGCGCTTTAACCTCTTGCTTTTAGATGTGCAAGTGCCTGAAATGAATAGCTTGGAATTGCTCAAACGCATCAAAAACGATTTTTTAATCTCTACGCCTGTGATTTTTATCACCGCCTTGCAGGATAACGCTACCTTAAAGAACGCTTTTAATTTAGGAGCGAGCGATTATTTGAAAAAGCCTTTTGATTTAGACGAATTGGAAGCGCGCATTAAACGATTTTTCAATGATGATCCCATAGAAATTATGCCTAACATTTTTTATTACCAACACTCTTTGAATATTAAAGGGAAAAAGGAAATCCTAGCGCCCAAAACCGCCCAACTTTTAGAATACTTTTTGGAACATAAAGGGCAAATCATTAGCTCTCAAGTGTTAGAAAATAATTTATGGGAGCAAGCTATTGATGATTCCACCTTACGCACTTATATTAAAGTGTTGCGCAAGCTTTTAGGTAAAAATTGCATAGAAACGCATAAGGGGGTGGGCTATCGCTTTAATCCACTATGA
- a CDS encoding site-specific DNA-methyltransferase, translated as MILNKIYIEDVFTFLDKLEDKSVDLAIIDPPYNLKIASWDSFKNDEEFLTFSYAWIDKMLPKLKDTGSFYIFNTPFNCALFLAYLHHKKAHFLNFITWVKKDGFANAKKRYNHAQESILFYSMHKKNYTFNADEIRIAYESTERIKHAQSKGILKNNKRWFPNPKGKLCLDVWEIASQRHVEKENGKILKPKHPSIKPKALIERMIKASSHKNDLILDLFSGSGMTSLVAKSLERNFIGCETHAEYVHESLEMFKYNECE; from the coding sequence TTGATTTTGAATAAGATTTACATAGAAGATGTTTTCACATTTTTAGACAAATTAGAAGATAAAAGCGTTGATTTAGCCATTATTGATCCCCCCTACAATCTTAAAATTGCTTCATGGGATAGTTTTAAAAATGACGAAGAGTTTTTAACATTTTCTTACGCTTGGATTGATAAAATGCTACCCAAACTTAAAGACACGGGGAGTTTTTATATCTTTAATACCCCTTTTAATTGTGCTTTATTTTTAGCGTATTTGCACCATAAAAAAGCACATTTTTTAAATTTTATCACTTGGGTTAAAAAAGATGGGTTTGCCAACGCCAAAAAGCGTTATAACCACGCACAAGAAAGCATTTTATTTTATAGCATGCACAAGAAAAACTACACTTTTAATGCCGATGAGATTCGCATCGCTTATGAATCCACCGAACGCATCAAACATGCTCAAAGTAAGGGGATTTTAAAAAATAACAAACGCTGGTTCCCTAACCCTAAGGGCAAATTATGCCTTGATGTGTGGGAAATCGCTTCACAAAGGCATGTTGAAAAAGAGAATGGTAAAATCCTTAAGCCAAAACACCCTAGCATTAAACCTAAAGCGCTTATTGAACGCATGATAAAGGCTAGCTCTCACAAAAACGATTTGATTTTAGATTTATTTAGTGGCAGTGGCATGACTAGCTTAGTGGCTAAAAGTTTGGAGCGTAATTTTATAGGGTGTGAAACCCATGCTGAATATGTGCATGAGAGTTTGGAAATGTTTAAGTATAATGAATGCGAATAA
- a CDS encoding DNA-methyltransferase has translation MNINKVFYHSSTNMNEVPDNSVDLIITSPPYFNIKDYTKNGTQDLQHSTQHVEDLGALEKYEYYLLGLLKVWLECYRALKPNGKLCINVPLMPMLKKVLNTHYNRHIFDLHADIQHSILYDLNNTLENKPKMFLLDVYIWKRANPTKRLMFGSYPYPRNFYAQNTIEFIGVFVKDGKPKQPTEEQKEQSQLTQEEWVEFTKQIWEIPIPNKNDIAFGKHAALMPAELARRLIRLYSCVGDVVLDPFSGSGTTLREAKLLKRNFIGYELYENYKPLIEQKLGNLFDFE, from the coding sequence TTGAATATCAATAAAGTGTTTTATCATAGCAGCACCAACATGAATGAAGTGCCAGATAATAGCGTGGATTTGATCATCACAAGCCCGCCTTATTTCAACATCAAAGATTACACGAAAAATGGCACACAAGACTTGCAGCATTCAACCCAACATGTTGAAGATTTAGGGGCGTTAGAAAAATATGAATATTATCTTTTAGGTCTTTTAAAAGTTTGGCTTGAGTGCTACAGAGCGCTAAAACCAAATGGCAAGCTATGCATTAATGTGCCTTTAATGCCCATGCTTAAAAAGGTTTTAAACACGCACTATAACCGCCATATCTTTGATTTGCATGCTGATATTCAGCATTCCATTTTATATGATTTAAACAACACGCTAGAAAACAAGCCTAAAATGTTCTTGCTAGATGTCTATATTTGGAAACGCGCAAATCCTACTAAAAGATTGATGTTTGGGAGCTACCCTTATCCTAGAAATTTTTATGCGCAAAATACTATAGAATTTATCGGCGTGTTTGTCAAAGACGGCAAGCCCAAACAACCCACAGAAGAGCAAAAAGAACAAAGCCAACTGACTCAAGAAGAATGGGTGGAATTTACCAAACAAATTTGGGAAATCCCAATCCCTAATAAAAATGATATTGCTTTTGGCAAGCATGCGGCTTTAATGCCGGCTGAATTGGCAAGGCGTTTGATTAGATTGTATAGCTGCGTGGGCGATGTGGTGCTAGATCCATTTAGCGGGAGCGGGACAACCTTAAGAGAAGCAAAACTTTTAAAAAGAAATTTTATAGGTTATGAACTCTATGAAAATTATAAGCCCTTGATTGAGCAAAAATTAGGAAATTTGTTTGATTTTGAATAA
- a CDS encoding glycosyltransferase family 9 protein, whose amino-acid sequence MKSLLSLFLKSKLSYLYYCPYIAFVLMVATIAKTPLIQKIPVIRRFFSSRYGFQKDSLIRIQNQLDRLLTLTKPAPPPIRKKTLCILRLDLLGDYALYRNFLPLFKKYFEDHEITFIGNATVKDIATHCDSKYIDKFIFLDNIYWEKYLRIGVSGSRLSKLKELLFFLPKFMRKRYEDVSHLRKESYEICINSSMFYFLTKEDAIIKHLIAENKVGVFCTHPIESFFRTDYRKRGEVRKSFYTHLFYPKEVPQFLYDSNQDFFQSFFKHFKGVDIGFVELELKLPIAFECEKFKDILKPPYGVLNLGASDSFRVYKRFDEMIYFLNPSYQLILCGNSKEDEKLASSILKRHKNAVSLVNQTGLIEYLHLLKNASFVMGNESSITHLAACLKIPYAFIVSSGLSSPRFHPYPKKIGSNIHMIYPRDFQKIISRPKSWMFKAMTMPHPSVDVVNPQDIIDTIKHFAPHLLKEDAPSDFKEMTYFERV is encoded by the coding sequence TTGAAATCTTTACTCTCTTTGTTTTTAAAATCAAAATTATCTTATCTTTATTATTGCCCTTATATAGCTTTCGTTTTGATGGTTGCAACCATTGCAAAAACGCCTCTTATTCAAAAGATTCCTGTTATTAGGAGGTTCTTTAGCAGTCGTTATGGCTTTCAAAAAGACAGCCTTATTCGCATCCAAAACCAACTAGACAGATTGCTCACCCTTACAAAGCCTGCTCCTCCACCCATTCGTAAAAAAACCTTATGCATTCTCCGGCTAGATCTCTTGGGGGATTATGCACTCTATCGCAATTTTTTACCTCTTTTTAAAAAATATTTTGAAGATCATGAAATCACCTTTATTGGAAACGCTACTGTCAAGGATATAGCAACCCATTGCGATTCCAAATATATAGATAAGTTTATCTTTTTAGACAACATTTATTGGGAAAAATACTTGCGGATTGGCGTTAGTGGCTCACGCCTTTCAAAATTAAAAGAATTGTTATTTTTTCTCCCAAAATTCATGAGAAAACGCTATGAAGATGTTTCTCATTTAAGAAAAGAAAGCTACGAGATATGCATTAATAGTTCTATGTTTTATTTTCTGACTAAAGAAGACGCTATTATAAAGCACTTAATTGCCGAAAATAAAGTGGGGGTTTTTTGCACCCACCCAATAGAATCTTTCTTTAGGACTGATTATAGAAAAAGAGGGGAAGTTAGAAAAAGCTTTTATACGCATTTGTTCTATCCTAAAGAAGTGCCCCAATTTCTCTATGATTCCAATCAAGATTTTTTTCAATCTTTTTTTAAGCATTTTAAAGGCGTGGATATAGGGTTTGTTGAACTTGAATTAAAACTCCCCATCGCTTTTGAATGTGAAAAGTTTAAGGATATTCTAAAACCACCTTATGGCGTGTTGAATCTCGGAGCTAGCGATAGCTTTAGAGTGTATAAACGCTTTGATGAGATGATCTACTTTTTAAATCCTAGCTACCAACTCATTCTTTGCGGGAACTCTAAAGAAGATGAAAAGCTTGCCAGTTCCATTTTAAAACGCCACAAAAATGCCGTTTCTTTAGTCAACCAAACCGGCTTAATAGAATACCTCCATCTTTTAAAGAACGCTAGTTTTGTGATGGGCAATGAGTCTTCCATCACGCATTTAGCCGCTTGTTTGAAAATCCCTTATGCGTTCATAGTCTCTTCGGGTCTCTCAAGCCCAAGATTCCACCCCTACCCAAAGAAAATTGGCTCTAATATCCACATGATCTATCCAAGGGATTTTCAAAAAATCATTTCTAGGCCTAAGAGCTGGATGTTCAAAGCCATGACTATGCCGCACCCGTCAGTGGATGTTGTGAATCCGCAAGATATTATTGATACCATCAAACATTTTGCCCCTCATCTTTTGAAAGAAGATGCGCCATCTGATTTTAAAGAAATGACCTATTTTGAACGAGTTTGA
- a CDS encoding DNA methyltransferase has translation MKTNEAQFYEVLENLFIGVKIEDRQESVLEPNAKAVKNGIINLMKAKSQYYQSKKKELEKLIELKCQNNNDLKEELFDKLYSFFKRYLSANGGIYFNDTPLYDSLYTKSDYEKCSLKKDTALFYKTKDLYYVKSETIYKDFCFEWENFLFNFDASSLESKKNNEKIDLVFNLKNIDIKTNTLNFSVTLSSKGNQTKISEIIKECSSQGIELDEEVLKKAFVKFKKQGSMDYFIHKNALGFLKEQLDLYLFEYLFKEMTAFDDKRLSEINTIKEVALEVISLVSEFENELCKIWNKPRFVLNSHFIVSLDRLKAKNYDLNKITSHKNYPKQLQEWQGLNLKTTDNFLGLAENEFLPLDTIYFKDLEEEIKSQFNENEINGTLIKSENYQALNSLKNRYKETIDCIYIDPPYNTQNNEFIYADNFKRSSWLCMMDNRLELAHSLLNDKGVMFVSIDDNEQAYLKALMDEVFNGGGG, from the coding sequence ATGAAAACGAACGAAGCGCAATTTTATGAAGTTTTAGAAAACCTTTTTATAGGCGTTAAGATTGAAGACAGACAAGAAAGCGTTTTAGAACCTAACGCTAAAGCGGTGAAAAACGGCATAATCAATCTCATGAAGGCTAAGAGCCAGTATTATCAAAGCAAAAAAAAAGAATTAGAAAAACTCATTGAATTAAAATGCCAGAATAACAACGATCTCAAAGAAGAGTTGTTTGACAAACTCTATAGCTTTTTCAAGCGTTATTTGAGCGCTAATGGAGGGATTTATTTCAACGACACGCCCCTTTATGATAGCCTTTATACTAAAAGCGATTATGAAAAATGCTCTCTTAAAAAAGACACCGCTTTATTTTATAAAACCAAAGATCTTTATTATGTGAAAAGCGAAACGATTTATAAGGATTTTTGCTTTGAATGGGAAAATTTTCTTTTTAATTTTGACGCTTCTTCATTAGAAAGTAAAAAGAATAATGAAAAAATAGATTTAGTCTTTAATCTAAAGAATATAGACATAAAAACCAACACCCTAAATTTTAGCGTTACTCTCAGCAGTAAGGGGAATCAAACAAAAATAAGTGAAATTATAAAAGAATGTTCCAGTCAAGGTATTGAACTTGATGAAGAAGTTTTAAAAAAAGCGTTTGTAAAATTCAAAAAGCAAGGCAGTATGGATTATTTTATCCATAAAAATGCGCTAGGGTTTTTAAAAGAGCAATTGGATTTGTATTTGTTTGAATACCTTTTTAAAGAAATGACTGCATTTGATGACAAACGCCTCAGTGAAATCAACACCATTAAGGAAGTGGCGTTGGAAGTGATTTCATTAGTGAGCGAATTTGAAAACGAACTTTGTAAGATTTGGAACAAACCACGCTTTGTATTAAACTCGCATTTCATCGTAAGCCTGGACAGATTGAAAGCTAAAAACTACGATTTGAATAAAATCACAAGCCACAAAAACTACCCTAAACAACTCCAAGAATGGCAAGGCTTGAATTTAAAAACCACAGACAATTTTTTAGGGCTTGCAGAAAATGAGTTTTTACCCCTAGACACTATCTATTTTAAAGATTTAGAAGAAGAGATTAAAAGCCAATTCAATGAAAATGAAATCAATGGCACGCTCATTAAAAGCGAAAACTACCAAGCCCTAAACTCTCTTAAAAACCGCTATAAAGAAACAATAGATTGCATTTACATTGATCCACCTTACAACACGCAAAACAATGAATTCATTTATGCGGACAATTTCAAGCGCTCTAGCTGGCTGTGCATGATGGATAACCGCTTGGAGCTTGCGCACAGCTTATTGAACGACAAAGGCGTGATGTTTGTGAGCATTGATGACAACGAACAGGCTTATTTAAAAGCGCTCATGGACGAAGTCTTTAATGGGGGGGGGGGGTGA
- a CDS encoding DEAD/DEAH box helicase family protein produces MAKKKQQDLRGNEIFVAQKLAEDEFNTNKINEPLERLDFKSFDSNKELLDYQQQALINAFRMLVAYFKDFKENKKEFYAFYQECYSFANCDFTDKKPNPLLKGYFKVENHRVSFENFINRLAFYMATGSGKTIVIIKLVELLSVAMGMDLIPKKNIMFFSANENLIKQFEKEIEKYNRGKDFSKQIDFKNLKSITHKDFHRAPKGFFEKIALFYYRADLMSDEESKENLLNYKDYWDNGENYVILDEAHKGNKSESKRQAIFSLLSLKGFLFNFSATFTEESDLITSVYNLSVGEWVKLGYGKESVLLEKNNLNAFKTLKDLNDREKEIALLKALLLLGMQKRYKIEGYFHDPLMLVFTHSVNVQNSDAEIFFKTLARVIENDDGSDFIKAKEDLLEELKDPEFLFSDDKDKDYKVQVFKESLRNMDFKGLKEEVFYASNGHIEVIINPKNNQEIAFKLNTSDKVFCLIRIGDITEWIHEKLKSVKVVSKNLSFKEESYFSQIDKSSINILVGSRTFETGWDSTRPSVILFLNIGLYDDAKKLVKQSFGRGVRIESVKNQRQRLAYLEIDHSIKKALKPNAAMLETLFVIPTNSASLKAILKIQKESENRGEDRGSWREIKLEKTLMEHALFVPCYKKEQTSALKLPESASFKMSKENFKDLKEYFNLMSEKHFILKHEIYDPKDYKQLKEMIQKAHFKKVSNWHYKDLDYMISEIKGKLYPNQKVPRDEFNTLDSEKIVHFKRIKVKAGKKEALIKTIQEVKEYAPLDRETLKEKIAQGEIDPYDTEKHKQDKTFKVDDAELLKLKEHYYTPLIKAKNCDWLKHVVKVESEIDFLKELQQEAIETLREKYDFWAFSKIDESLDNLFIPYIGEHIIERRFFPDFIFWLQKGDTQIICFIDPKGTKHTEYERKADAYKNLFKDRVFNSKDNPHFKIKVVLKFYGNKDDVGENYRDYWIKKDKLKDFFLTL; encoded by the coding sequence ATGGCAAAGAAAAAACAACAAGATTTAAGGGGTAATGAAATTTTTGTCGCTCAAAAACTCGCTGAAGATGAATTCAACACTAATAAGATTAACGAGCCGTTAGAAAGGTTAGACTTTAAAAGCTTTGATAGTAATAAAGAGCTTTTAGATTACCAACAGCAAGCTTTAATCAACGCTTTTAGAATGCTTGTCGCTTATTTTAAAGATTTTAAAGAAAACAAAAAAGAATTTTACGCGTTTTATCAAGAGTGTTATTCATTCGCTAATTGCGATTTCACTGACAAAAAACCCAATCCTTTGTTAAAGGGTTATTTTAAGGTAGAAAATCATCGCGTGAGTTTTGAAAATTTTATCAACCGCTTAGCCTTTTACATGGCCACAGGGAGCGGTAAAACGATTGTCATTATCAAACTTGTAGAACTTTTAAGCGTGGCTATGGGAATGGATTTAATCCCTAAGAAAAATATCATGTTTTTTAGCGCGAATGAAAATTTGATCAAGCAATTTGAAAAAGAAATTGAAAAATACAACCGGGGTAAGGACTTTTCCAAGCAAATTGATTTCAAAAACCTTAAAAGCATTACCCATAAAGATTTCCATCGTGCTCCAAAAGGTTTTTTTGAAAAAATCGCTCTTTTTTACTACCGCGCGGATTTGATGAGCGATGAAGAAAGCAAGGAAAACCTTTTGAATTATAAGGATTATTGGGATAATGGGGAAAACTATGTGATTTTAGATGAAGCGCATAAGGGGAACAAGTCTGAGAGCAAAAGACAGGCTATTTTTAGTCTGCTGTCTTTAAAAGGGTTTTTATTCAATTTCAGTGCCACTTTCACCGAAGAAAGCGATCTCATCACTTCGGTGTATAATTTAAGCGTGGGCGAGTGGGTGAAGCTTGGCTATGGTAAAGAGTCTGTTTTATTGGAGAAGAACAATTTAAACGCTTTTAAAACATTAAAAGATTTAAACGACAGGGAAAAAGAAATCGCTCTTTTAAAAGCGTTATTGCTTTTAGGCATGCAAAAACGCTATAAAATAGAAGGCTATTTTCATGACCCTTTAATGCTCGTGTTCACGCATTCTGTGAATGTTCAAAACAGCGATGCGGAAATCTTTTTTAAAACTTTAGCGCGCGTGATTGAAAATGACGATGGAAGCGATTTTATAAAGGCTAAAGAAGATTTATTAGAGGAATTAAAAGATCCGGAATTTCTTTTTAGCGATGACAAAGATAAAGACTATAAGGTTCAGGTTTTTAAAGAGAGTTTAAGAAATATGGATTTTAAAGGCTTAAAAGAAGAAGTTTTTTATGCCAGCAACGGGCATATTGAAGTAATTATTAACCCTAAAAACAACCAAGAAATCGCTTTCAAGCTCAACACAAGCGATAAAGTCTTTTGCTTGATTAGAATAGGCGATATTACCGAATGGATCCATGAAAAATTAAAGAGCGTGAAGGTGGTGAGCAAGAATTTGAGCTTTAAAGAAGAGAGCTATTTCAGCCAAATTGATAAAAGCAGTATCAATATCTTAGTGGGGTCTCGCACTTTTGAAACCGGGTGGGATAGCACAAGGCCTAGCGTGATTTTATTCCTCAATATAGGGCTTTATGATGACGCTAAAAAGCTGGTGAAACAATCTTTTGGCAGGGGCGTAAGGATTGAAAGCGTCAAAAACCAACGCCAGAGGTTAGCGTATTTAGAGATCGATCATTCCATTAAAAAAGCCTTAAAACCAAACGCTGCAATGCTAGAAACGCTTTTCGTGATACCCACTAATTCTGCAAGCCTTAAAGCGATTTTAAAGATCCAAAAAGAGAGCGAAAATAGGGGTGAGGATAGAGGTTCTTGGCGTGAAATCAAATTAGAAAAAACGCTCATGGAACACGCATTATTCGTGCCTTGCTACAAAAAAGAACAAACAAGCGCTCTTAAACTTCCTGAGAGTGCTTCGTTTAAAATGAGCAAAGAAAATTTTAAGGATTTAAAAGAGTATTTTAATTTGATGAGCGAAAAGCATTTTATTTTAAAGCATGAAATTTATGACCCTAAAGATTACAAGCAGTTAAAAGAAATGATACAAAAAGCACATTTTAAAAAGGTATCAAATTGGCATTATAAAGATTTAGATTACATGATTTCTGAAATTAAAGGCAAGCTATACCCCAATCAAAAAGTGCCTAGAGATGAGTTTAACACCCTAGATAGTGAGAAAATCGTGCACTTTAAAAGGATCAAAGTTAAAGCGGGCAAAAAAGAAGCGTTGATTAAAACCATCCAAGAAGTGAAAGAGTATGCGCCTTTGGATAGAGAAACTCTAAAAGAAAAAATCGCACAAGGCGAGATCGATCCTTATGATACAGAAAAACACAAACAGGACAAAACCTTTAAAGTTGATGATGCAGAGCTGTTAAAACTCAAAGAGCATTACTACACCCCTTTAATTAAAGCTAAAAACTGCGATTGGCTTAAGCATGTGGTTAAAGTAGAAAGTGAAATTGATTTTTTAAAAGAACTACAACAAGAAGCTATAGAAACGCTGCGAGAAAAATATGATTTTTGGGCGTTCAGCAAGATTGATGAGAGCTTAGACAATTTGTTTATCCCTTATATAGGAGAACACATTATAGAAAGGCGCTTTTTCCCTGATTTTATCTTTTGGCTCCAAAAAGGCGACACGCAAATCATTTGTTTCATTGATCCTAAAGGGACCAAACACACTGAATACGAACGCAAAGCAGATGCGTATAAAAACCTTTTTAAAGATAGGGTTTTTAACTCTAAAGACAATCCCCATTTCAAAATCAAAGTGGTTTTAAAATTTTATGGAAATAAGGATGATGTGGGGGAGAACTATAGAGATTATTGGATTAAAAAAGATAAATTAAAAGATTTTTTTCTAACCTTATAG
- the mreC gene encoding rod shape-determining protein MreC: protein MRFYFKFLWLLGIFLIFYFLDFKGSSSYISDRIKNALMGAKNSLLDNIQAYFFQAKNIKEFQKERLILEALKLENADLKERLNSVYPLEKPKMIYTPTFMTSFISLEDTHSVSLNPIMNLEENKIYGLVSHNQAIGIAVLEKGRLNGFLNAHKRCAYSVMIGKNQVLGFIGSNFKQELVVDFIVPNAEINIGDQVLTSGLDGIFGAGVFVGEVSSIEDHYTYKSAVLKNAFLSDAKLLRHVFLSDVKN, encoded by the coding sequence ATGCGTTTTTATTTTAAATTCCTTTGGCTTTTAGGGATTTTTCTTATTTTTTATTTTTTAGATTTTAAGGGCAGTTCTTCTTATATCAGCGACAGGATTAAAAATGCCTTGATGGGCGCTAAAAACAGCTTATTGGACAACATTCAAGCGTATTTTTTTCAAGCCAAAAACATTAAGGAATTTCAAAAAGAACGCTTGATTTTAGAAGCTTTAAAACTAGAAAACGCTGATTTGAAAGAGCGTTTGAACAGCGTTTATCCTTTAGAAAAGCCAAAAATGATCTATACCCCCACTTTTATGACTTCATTCATCAGTTTAGAAGACACGCACAGCGTTTCTCTCAACCCTATCATGAATTTAGAAGAAAATAAGATTTATGGCCTTGTCTCTCACAATCAAGCCATAGGCATTGCCGTGCTAGAAAAAGGGCGCTTGAACGGGTTTTTGAACGCTCACAAGCGGTGCGCTTATAGCGTGATGATAGGCAAAAATCAAGTGTTAGGCTTTATAGGATCTAATTTCAAGCAAGAATTAGTCGTGGATTTTATTGTCCCTAACGCTGAAATCAACATAGGCGATCAAGTGCTAACGAGCGGGCTAGACGGGATTTTTGGAGCGGGGGTGTTTGTGGGCGAAGTTTCAAGTATTGAAGATCATTACACTTATAAAAGTGCGGTGTTGAAAAACGCTTTTTTAAGCGACGCCAAACTTTTAAGGCATGTGTTTTTAAGCGATGTGAAAAACTAG